A genomic segment from Desulfonatronum lacustre DSM 10312 encodes:
- the gyrA gene encoding DNA gyrase subunit A, with the protein MKNNIFIEEEMQRSYLEYSLSVIIGRAIPDVRDGLKPVHRRILFAMHDLGNTYNRAYKKSARIVGDVIGKYHPHGDSAVYDAMVRMAQDFSMREPLVDGQGNFGSLDGDAPAAMRYTEVRMSRLTSEFLQDIDKETVPFRPNYDNTLQEPEILPTKVPNLLLNGSSGIAVGMATNIPPHNLGELIDGLLLLLSKPEAELADLLEYIKGPDFPTAGFIYGRHGIIDAYKTGKGSIKVRGKVDIEERSKQAESIVITEIPYALNKANLVEKIAQIVHEKKVEGISDLRDESDRNGIRIVMDLKKNAIPEVVINSLYKFTPLESWYHINTLAVVHNRPQLLKLKDVLELFIEHRKEVVLNRTRYDLNKAEQRAHILEGLKIALENIDEVIELIKSSKTPAEAKQNLIARFAFTDLQSQAILDMRLQRLTNLERDKLLAEYQELIKRIEYLKSILQNVEVLIQVIREELVEIKKQYATPRRSVIVEEDAGSINMEDLVGDTEVVVTLSQRGYIKRTPMDIYQQQKRGGRGIYGASTVSEDIIAQMFTTTNHNFILLFTNKGRMYQIKAYNIPEGSRTARGIHASNLLPLDKDEFIATAMTIKDFATDKDFLFATKRGVVKRSQAQLYVNCRQSGLKAVNLHPEDELITVREISSSAEVVLISKHGKSIRFSCSDIRSTGRATAGVKGMDLNHDDQVVSCVVTDDDQRHEVLTVSANGYGKRTLLENYRSQSRGGKGVINMRVTPKTGNVVGSVLVQSEDDLLILTSAGKIIRMNVAGISRVGRDAQGVMLVRMDPDTMVVGFDSIDVDEKELLDNGEE; encoded by the coding sequence GTGAAGAACAACATATTTATTGAAGAGGAAATGCAGCGCTCCTATCTGGAGTACTCCCTGAGCGTGATCATCGGCCGGGCCATCCCCGATGTCCGGGACGGGCTCAAGCCGGTGCACCGGCGAATTCTGTTCGCCATGCATGACCTGGGGAACACTTACAACCGGGCGTACAAGAAATCGGCCCGTATCGTCGGCGATGTGATCGGTAAGTATCACCCCCACGGCGACAGCGCGGTGTACGACGCCATGGTCCGCATGGCCCAGGATTTTTCCATGCGCGAACCCCTGGTGGACGGGCAGGGCAACTTCGGGTCCCTGGACGGAGACGCTCCGGCGGCCATGCGGTACACCGAAGTGCGCATGTCCAGGCTGACGTCGGAGTTTTTGCAGGACATCGACAAGGAAACCGTTCCCTTCCGGCCCAACTACGACAACACCTTGCAGGAGCCGGAAATTCTGCCCACCAAGGTACCCAACCTGCTGCTCAACGGTTCGTCCGGGATCGCGGTGGGCATGGCCACGAACATCCCCCCGCACAATCTCGGCGAGCTGATCGACGGCCTGCTGCTGTTGTTGAGCAAGCCTGAAGCCGAGTTGGCGGACCTGCTGGAATATATCAAGGGTCCGGATTTTCCCACAGCCGGGTTCATCTACGGTCGGCACGGGATCATTGACGCTTACAAGACCGGCAAAGGCTCCATCAAGGTCCGGGGCAAGGTGGATATTGAGGAGCGCTCCAAACAGGCCGAGTCCATCGTGATCACCGAGATTCCGTATGCCTTGAACAAGGCCAATCTCGTGGAAAAGATCGCTCAGATCGTCCATGAAAAAAAGGTGGAGGGGATCAGCGACCTGCGGGACGAATCCGACCGCAATGGGATTCGAATCGTCATGGATCTGAAGAAAAACGCCATCCCGGAAGTGGTGATCAATTCCCTGTACAAATTCACGCCTCTGGAATCCTGGTATCACATCAACACCCTGGCGGTGGTCCACAACCGGCCCCAACTTCTGAAGTTAAAAGACGTTTTGGAGCTGTTCATCGAACACCGCAAGGAAGTGGTCCTGAACCGGACCCGGTATGATTTGAACAAGGCCGAACAGCGGGCGCACATTTTGGAAGGGCTGAAGATCGCCCTGGAAAACATCGATGAGGTCATCGAACTGATAAAGTCCTCCAAGACGCCCGCGGAAGCCAAGCAGAACTTAATAGCCCGTTTCGCCTTCACGGACCTCCAAAGCCAGGCCATCCTGGACATGCGCTTACAGCGCCTGACCAACCTGGAACGGGACAAACTTTTGGCCGAATACCAGGAACTGATCAAGCGAATCGAATATCTGAAGAGCATCCTGCAAAACGTGGAGGTTTTGATCCAGGTCATCCGTGAAGAGTTGGTGGAGATCAAGAAACAATACGCTACCCCGCGACGATCCGTGATCGTGGAGGAAGACGCCGGCAGCATCAATATGGAAGATTTGGTGGGCGACACGGAAGTGGTGGTCACCCTGTCCCAGCGCGGCTACATCAAGCGCACACCCATGGACATCTATCAGCAGCAGAAGCGCGGGGGCCGCGGCATCTACGGCGCTTCCACGGTTTCCGAGGACATCATCGCCCAGATGTTCACCACCACGAATCACAATTTCATCCTGCTGTTCACCAACAAGGGCCGGATGTATCAGATCAAGGCCTATAACATTCCCGAAGGTTCGCGCACGGCCCGGGGCATTCACGCCTCCAACCTGCTGCCCCTGGACAAGGACGAGTTCATCGCCACGGCCATGACCATCAAGGATTTCGCCACGGACAAGGATTTTCTGTTCGCCACCAAAAGGGGCGTGGTGAAGCGCTCCCAGGCTCAGTTGTACGTGAACTGCCGGCAAAGCGGCCTGAAGGCGGTCAATCTCCATCCGGAAGACGAACTGATTACCGTGCGGGAGATTTCCTCCTCTGCCGAGGTGGTCCTGATCAGTAAACACGGCAAGTCCATTCGGTTTTCCTGTTCGGATATCCGCTCTACCGGTCGAGCTACGGCCGGGGTCAAGGGCATGGACCTGAACCACGACGATCAGGTGGTGTCCTGCGTGGTCACGGACGACGACCAGCGCCATGAAGTGCTGACCGTTTCGGCCAACGGTTACGGCAAGCGAACTCTGCTGGAGAACTATCGCAGCCAGTCCCGGGGCGGGAAAGGTGTGATCAACATGCGCGTGACGCCCAAGACCGGCAACGTGGTTGGCTCGGTCCTGGTTCAATCGGAGGACGACCTGTTGATCCTGACCAGCGCCGGAAAGATCATTCGGATGAACGTGGCCGGAATCAGCCGCGTGGGTCGCGACGCCCAGGGCGTGATGCTGGTGCGCATGGACCCGGACACCATGGTGGTCGGCTTCGACAGCATTGACGTTGACGAAAAGGAATTGTTGGACAACGGTGAGGAATAG
- the dnaN gene encoding DNA polymerase III subunit beta: MKFLIQREEILPALQQAAQITSVKTGAVYLRSTWLKVENDQLRIMATDSNIEFFGVFSPQVREDGLVGVNGRHLYDLIRKLHPGELQFLVDEKANNLVVKQNKRKYVLPINENYWFQPLSVFPEENAVSLSGETLSTIIDKVSYSVSDDDTLQAFNCMLLKYAAKDQKVDFCGLNGHQLALCKLEHEGLQNLLPEQGILISKKYLHELKRMIPLKEIELNIQNNRFYCRSVDHKENISLPLSLYEYPDYNQLLAKHAAPDPSGMDVDRRGLVDALDRILIFNTENSMCTFFEFSEGMVQMDVQSEEKGEAKEFLDVVFQGNLKKIAFPTRDMIEILSHFETDQIHFHFTSPDGPCFIEDINDPDYKVLIMPMQISEEVVYTDTDTEA; this comes from the coding sequence ATGAAATTTCTTATACAGAGAGAAGAAATTCTCCCAGCCTTGCAACAGGCCGCCCAGATCACCAGCGTGAAGACCGGAGCCGTGTATCTCCGATCAACGTGGCTCAAGGTGGAAAACGACCAATTGCGGATCATGGCCACGGATTCGAACATCGAGTTTTTCGGCGTCTTCTCTCCACAAGTCAGGGAAGACGGACTGGTGGGCGTCAACGGACGCCATCTGTACGATCTGATCCGTAAACTCCATCCTGGAGAGCTGCAATTTCTCGTGGATGAGAAAGCCAACAACCTGGTGGTCAAGCAAAACAAACGGAAATATGTCTTGCCCATCAATGAGAACTACTGGTTTCAGCCGCTTTCCGTCTTTCCCGAGGAAAACGCCGTTTCCCTGTCTGGAGAGACCCTCTCCACGATCATCGACAAGGTTTCCTATTCCGTGAGCGACGACGACACGTTGCAGGCCTTCAACTGCATGCTTTTGAAATACGCGGCCAAGGACCAAAAAGTCGATTTTTGCGGTCTGAACGGCCATCAGTTGGCCCTGTGCAAACTGGAGCACGAAGGACTGCAAAATCTGTTGCCGGAACAAGGCATTTTGATCAGCAAAAAGTATCTCCACGAACTGAAACGCATGATTCCCTTGAAGGAAATCGAACTGAACATCCAGAACAATCGGTTTTATTGCCGTTCCGTGGATCACAAGGAGAACATCAGTCTTCCCCTCTCCTTGTATGAATATCCGGACTATAACCAGTTGCTGGCCAAACACGCCGCGCCGGATCCCAGCGGGATGGACGTGGATCGCCGGGGTTTGGTGGATGCCCTGGACCGGATTCTGATCTTCAATACGGAAAACAGCATGTGCACGTTTTTCGAGTTTAGCGAAGGCATGGTGCAGATGGATGTCCAATCCGAGGAAAAGGGTGAAGCCAAGGAATTTCTGGATGTCGTGTTTCAGGGGAATTTGAAGAAGATAGCCTTTCCAACACGAGATATGATTGAAATTCTCTCTCACTTCGAAACGGATCAAATCCATTTTCACTTCACCAGCCCGGATGGACCGTGTTTTATCGAAGACATCAATGATCCGGACTATAAAGTGCTGATTATGCCCATGCAGATATCCGAAGAAGTGGTGTACACGGATACGGACACGGAAGCGTAG
- the gyrB gene encoding DNA topoisomerase (ATP-hydrolyzing) subunit B — MEHETKYTASNITVLEGLSAVRKRPSMYIGSTSAQGLHHLVYEVVDNSIDESMAGYCSKIQVQLHLDNSITVTDDGRGIPVDIHPKEKKPAVEVVMTVLHAGGKFDKDTYKVSGGLHGVGVSVVNALSSSLEVIIKRDGKKYFQRYERGVPVTQLKEIGTSQNTGTIIRFHPDEDIFETVEFNPNTLKKRFDELAYLNSKIEIEFIDDLNNEVHTFKHEGGIVSFVADLNASEQTIGQIISGTSESGGVITEFALQYNTNYKENVHTFVNNICTHEGGSHLAGFKSALTRAINNYATNSDAAKKSKVKISGDDVREGLTVVISLKHPDPQFEGQTKTKLGNSEVAGIVSSSVYETLNRYLEENPKDAKAIIEKIVDTARAREAARKAKELVRKGPLAGFSLPGKLADCQTKNPEESELFIVEGDSAGGSAKQGRNPKFQAILPLRGKILNVEKTRMDKILSNKEIQALITAMGVGTGEDDVDLSRLRYHKVIIMTDADVDGSHIRTLLLTFFFRKFRSLIDQGHVYIGQPPLFRIHKASFEKYIHDADEMDTFLLEKTANQFVLHGEEDLRIENSKLLSLLKAVKRIRAFASDARNLGLTPELFFRLVSYRLRLDEDLRDINLQAFQEYMKLHGYFTDVIHETSEIETIAFMRFTHENGYYVKLKGEFFKSKGYMKSFDQISKIVEEHGTLFFKVFRGEDKVAEMDLFDLYAFLLAETQKMYNIQRYKGLGEMNPEQLWSTTMNPEARILLQVKVEDAVEADQIFSRLMGDNVEQRRIFIEKNALFVDQLDI; from the coding sequence ATGGAACATGAAACAAAATATACCGCCAGCAACATAACGGTGCTGGAGGGCCTTTCCGCGGTCCGGAAACGTCCGTCCATGTATATCGGCAGCACCAGCGCCCAGGGATTGCACCATCTTGTCTATGAAGTCGTGGATAACAGCATCGACGAATCCATGGCCGGGTATTGCTCCAAGATTCAGGTCCAGCTCCATCTGGACAACAGCATCACGGTCACCGACGACGGCCGCGGCATTCCGGTGGATATCCATCCCAAGGAGAAGAAGCCGGCCGTGGAAGTGGTCATGACCGTGCTGCACGCCGGCGGGAAGTTCGACAAGGACACCTACAAGGTCTCCGGCGGCCTGCACGGCGTAGGCGTGTCCGTGGTCAACGCCTTGTCCTCGTCCCTGGAAGTTATCATCAAGCGCGACGGCAAAAAGTATTTTCAACGCTATGAACGAGGCGTCCCGGTCACGCAACTGAAGGAAATCGGCACGTCCCAGAATACGGGAACGATCATCCGCTTTCATCCGGATGAGGATATTTTTGAAACCGTGGAATTCAATCCGAACACGCTCAAAAAGCGGTTCGATGAACTGGCCTACCTGAACAGCAAGATCGAAATCGAATTCATCGACGATTTGAACAACGAGGTCCACACCTTCAAGCACGAAGGGGGCATCGTCTCCTTTGTCGCGGACCTCAACGCCAGTGAGCAGACCATTGGTCAGATCATTTCCGGAACCAGCGAGTCCGGCGGTGTGATCACGGAATTCGCCCTGCAGTACAATACCAATTACAAGGAAAACGTTCACACCTTCGTGAACAACATCTGCACCCATGAAGGCGGATCGCACCTGGCGGGCTTCAAGTCCGCCCTGACCAGGGCCATCAACAATTACGCAACGAACTCGGACGCGGCCAAAAAAAGCAAGGTCAAGATATCCGGAGACGACGTGCGCGAGGGGTTGACCGTGGTGATCAGCCTGAAGCACCCCGATCCCCAGTTCGAGGGCCAAACCAAGACCAAGCTGGGCAACAGCGAAGTCGCCGGAATCGTCTCTTCCTCGGTCTACGAGACGTTGAATCGCTATCTGGAGGAGAACCCCAAGGACGCCAAGGCGATCATCGAGAAGATCGTGGACACGGCCCGGGCCCGGGAGGCTGCGCGCAAGGCCAAGGAACTGGTTCGCAAGGGGCCCCTGGCCGGTTTTTCCCTGCCTGGAAAATTGGCTGACTGCCAGACCAAGAACCCCGAGGAGAGCGAACTGTTCATCGTCGAGGGCGACAGCGCCGGCGGTTCGGCCAAGCAGGGCCGTAATCCAAAGTTTCAGGCTATCCTGCCCCTGCGCGGCAAGATTTTGAACGTGGAAAAGACGCGGATGGACAAGATTTTGTCCAACAAGGAAATCCAGGCCCTGATCACGGCCATGGGCGTGGGCACCGGAGAGGACGACGTGGATTTGAGCCGCTTGCGTTACCACAAGGTGATTATCATGACCGACGCGGACGTGGACGGCTCGCACATCCGCACCCTGCTGCTGACCTTCTTTTTCCGCAAGTTCCGCTCCCTGATCGACCAGGGGCATGTTTATATCGGGCAGCCTCCGTTGTTTCGCATCCACAAGGCCAGTTTCGAGAAATATATCCATGACGCTGATGAAATGGACACTTTTCTTCTGGAAAAGACCGCCAACCAATTCGTCTTGCATGGTGAGGAGGATCTGCGCATTGAAAACAGCAAGCTGCTGTCCCTGCTCAAGGCCGTGAAACGCATCCGTGCCTTTGCCTCGGACGCGCGCAATTTGGGTCTGACTCCGGAGCTTTTTTTCCGTCTGGTTTCCTACCGGTTGCGTTTGGATGAGGATTTGCGGGACATCAATCTGCAGGCTTTTCAGGAGTACATGAAGCTGCACGGCTATTTCACGGACGTGATCCACGAAACGTCGGAGATTGAAACCATCGCTTTCATGCGCTTCACCCATGAAAACGGCTATTACGTCAAGCTCAAGGGCGAGTTCTTCAAGTCCAAGGGGTACATGAAATCCTTTGACCAGATCAGTAAAATCGTGGAAGAACACGGGACGCTGTTTTTCAAGGTGTTCAGGGGCGAGGACAAGGTCGCGGAGATGGACCTGTTCGACTTGTATGCTTTTCTGCTGGCCGAGACCCAAAAAATGTACAATATTCAGCGGTACAAAGGTCTGGGGGAAATGAATCCCGAGCAGCTCTGGTCCACGACCATGAACCCCGAGGCTCGAATCCTGCTCCAGGTCAAGGTGGAGGACGCCGTGGAGGCGGACCAGATTTTCTCCCGGCTGATGGGCGACAACGTGGAGCAGCGCCGGATTTTCATCGAAAAGAACGCCTTGTTCGTGGATCAGCTGGATATTTAA
- a CDS encoding sigma 54-interacting transcriptional regulator, whose protein sequence is MDDNIFFREATLRICSSLNLRRAMERTLEFIREFVPADGLFIGLFDPDLNIGRTIVRIFPDHWPKSPESLTVPDVSLAYVRQQWRSAPTFNIINDWKDAEPAVLPILKMTWPDNTSLLRTDLDLENKRIGMLLLGAEGRGRYTERHARLMNTLNEPFAVALANALQYQEVVRLKEMLEDDNQYLFNELRGITSSDTIIGADLGLREVMLLVRQVAPLESPVLLLGETGTGKELLANALHRASPRRGGPFVKVNCGGLPESLLDSELFGHEKGAFTGAIAQKRGRFERAQGGTIFLDEIGELTPGAQVKLLRVLQQKEIERVGGTRTIPVDVRVISATHRNLEQMVRDGTFREDLWFRLNVFPIMIPPLRHRPQDIPALLDHLLTKKSREMKITRKVRPAPGALDLLKQHPWPGNVRELQNLVERSLIQSQSQGQNQGQVQSQNQAASPASDILSVEMHPGGPAPEGKQPSTTEEDVLPFDHAVTRLIRAALERTGGKVIGPGGAAELLDLNPSTLRGKMRKLGITAPRGRGRT, encoded by the coding sequence ATGGACGACAACATTTTTTTTCGGGAAGCGACGCTGCGGATTTGCAGCAGTCTGAATCTGCGGCGGGCCATGGAGCGGACCCTGGAGTTCATTCGGGAGTTTGTTCCGGCGGATGGGCTGTTTATCGGCTTGTTTGATCCGGATCTGAACATCGGGCGGACCATCGTCCGCATTTTTCCCGACCATTGGCCGAAGTCGCCGGAGTCCCTGACCGTGCCGGACGTTTCCCTGGCCTATGTGCGGCAACAGTGGCGATCCGCGCCCACGTTCAACATTATCAACGACTGGAAGGACGCGGAGCCGGCTGTTTTACCCATCCTGAAGATGACCTGGCCGGATAATACTTCGTTGCTGCGCACCGACCTGGACCTCGAAAACAAGCGCATCGGGATGCTCCTCTTGGGGGCCGAGGGCCGCGGCCGCTATACGGAGCGGCACGCCCGATTAATGAACACCCTCAACGAACCCTTTGCCGTAGCCCTGGCCAACGCTTTGCAATATCAGGAAGTGGTCCGGCTCAAGGAAATGCTTGAGGACGACAACCAATATCTGTTCAACGAGCTGCGCGGCATTACTTCCAGCGATACGATCATCGGCGCGGATCTGGGACTCCGAGAGGTGATGCTGTTGGTCCGGCAGGTCGCCCCCTTGGAAAGCCCGGTCCTGCTTCTTGGAGAAACCGGCACGGGCAAGGAACTTCTGGCCAACGCCCTGCACCGGGCTTCTCCTCGGCGGGGCGGGCCCTTTGTGAAGGTCAATTGCGGGGGATTGCCCGAAAGCCTGCTGGACAGCGAGCTGTTCGGGCATGAAAAAGGGGCGTTCACCGGCGCCATTGCCCAGAAGCGGGGCCGGTTTGAGCGCGCCCAAGGAGGCACGATTTTTTTGGATGAGATCGGCGAGCTGACTCCTGGCGCTCAGGTCAAGCTCCTCCGGGTCTTGCAGCAGAAGGAAATCGAACGGGTCGGCGGTACACGGACCATCCCGGTGGACGTCCGGGTCATCAGCGCCACGCACCGCAATCTGGAGCAGATGGTCCGGGATGGAACGTTTCGCGAGGACCTCTGGTTCCGGCTGAACGTCTTCCCGATCATGATCCCGCCCCTGCGGCACCGCCCGCAGGACATTCCCGCCCTGCTGGATCATCTGCTGACCAAAAAGTCCCGGGAGATGAAGATCACCCGTAAGGTCCGCCCGGCCCCGGGGGCCCTGGACCTGCTCAAGCAGCACCCGTGGCCCGGCAACGTGCGGGAGCTGCAGAACCTGGTGGAGCGCTCCCTGATCCAAAGCCAGAGCCAGGGTCAGAACCAGGGTCAGGTCCAAAGTCAGAATCAGGCAGCCTCGCCCGCCTCCGACATCCTGAGCGTGGAGATGCATCCCGGCGGACCAGCCCCGGAGGGCAAACAGCCTTCCACGACGGAAGAGGACGTGCTCCCCTTTGACCATGCCGTGACCAGGCTGATCCGCGCGGCCCTGGAACGCACGGGCGGCAAGGTCATCGGCCCCGGCGGGGCCGCCGAATTGCTGGACCTGAACCCCAGCACCCTGCGGGGCAAAATGCGCAAGCTGGGGATCACCGCGCCCCGAGGCCGGGGGCGGACGTAA
- a CDS encoding efflux RND transporter periplasmic adaptor subunit has translation MRRDVFFVRYGAAMMVVLLFVLGLAACGGSSEPQERPAPPPPPVTVLTVQARDVEVVREYPARVHGSRQVQIRSRVEGILRERLYEEGRVVKKDELLFRIDPERYEIALRRAEADLADARANLNHAQREWDRYSRLFAEAAVSELERDKALTVLETAQARFAQAQVAVTDARRNLGYTEVRAPVAGVTGLENLSEGNLIEWGGLLATITQHDPVHVRFAMPETDAAMRGDGRSRRAELLLPEGLKYPHPGEIDFTASVIDARTGTVTARAVFPNPDQTLIPGQFVRIRVALQNLEGVFAVPEAAVGQGRETPHLFVLDDEDAAGIRPVRLGPVSDGRQIVLEGLNNGDRVVINGQVALRDGAPVNVVETVHDDAVGDTPEGDQVTNGQISGENPEPEER, from the coding sequence ATGCGAAGGGATGTTTTTTTTGTCCGGTATGGCGCGGCCATGATGGTCGTTTTGTTGTTTGTCCTCGGGCTGGCGGCGTGCGGTGGGTCCTCGGAGCCCCAGGAGCGTCCCGCGCCTCCTCCTCCGCCGGTGACCGTTTTGACCGTGCAGGCGCGGGACGTGGAGGTGGTTCGGGAGTATCCGGCCAGGGTTCACGGTTCGCGTCAGGTTCAGATTCGCTCCAGGGTGGAGGGAATCCTGCGCGAGCGGCTGTATGAGGAAGGCAGGGTGGTCAAGAAGGATGAGCTGCTGTTTCGCATCGATCCGGAACGCTATGAGATCGCCCTGCGGCGGGCCGAGGCCGATCTGGCCGACGCCCGGGCCAACCTGAACCATGCCCAAAGGGAGTGGGACAGGTATTCCCGGCTGTTCGCCGAGGCCGCGGTGAGCGAGCTGGAGCGGGACAAGGCCCTGACCGTCCTGGAAACGGCTCAGGCCCGTTTCGCCCAGGCCCAGGTGGCCGTAACCGACGCCCGGCGCAACCTCGGCTACACGGAAGTCCGCGCCCCGGTGGCCGGAGTGACCGGCCTGGAGAATCTCTCCGAGGGCAATCTGATCGAATGGGGCGGGCTGCTGGCCACCATCACCCAGCATGATCCGGTGCACGTCCGGTTCGCCATGCCGGAAACCGATGCCGCGATGCGTGGCGACGGCCGCTCCCGGCGCGCGGAACTGCTGCTGCCGGAAGGGCTGAAGTATCCCCACCCCGGAGAGATCGACTTCACCGCCAGCGTGATCGACGCCCGGACCGGCACGGTCACGGCGCGGGCCGTTTTTCCCAATCCGGACCAAACGCTGATCCCCGGACAATTCGTCCGAATTCGAGTCGCCCTGCAAAATTTGGAAGGTGTTTTCGCGGTGCCCGAGGCCGCCGTGGGCCAGGGCCGCGAAACGCCGCACCTGTTTGTCCTGGACGACGAGGACGCGGCCGGGATCAGGCCGGTCCGTCTGGGGCCGGTGAGCGACGGTCGACAGATCGTCCTGGAGGGACTGAACAACGGTGACCGGGTCGTTATCAACGGTCAGGTCGCCCTGCGCGACGGCGCGCCCGTGAACGTCGTGGAGACCGTCCATGACGATGCCGTAGGGGACACTCCCGAGGGTGATCAAGTGACCAACGGCCAAATTTCCGGGGAGAATCCGGAGCCGGAGGAACGCTGA